GAGTGAGTTGACGCTTTAAAGGGGCACTTTTTCTTTGAAAACTACCAACAGAACAGGGCAAGGTCGGTTGATTTATCTGCCAGGCACACGAACGCGGTCTTTTCGCTCGGTGTGGTTAATTGTTGGCGGCAGTTGGCAAAGTGGTTAACCTTCCACGGTCGCAGAAGAAAAGCGTCTGGAAGAGGACGGAATTCCAAAGCACAGCCACCATTAACCCACTTTCCGTTGTACGGCGGTAGCTATGGCTGTCGATTGGATGTCCGGGAACGGATGGTATGAGATTTCTGGTGGTGCACGAAAAAGCCATCCCCCGGGATGCTTAATTTCGCCTGCATTCGGCAAAACAATGGTGCAATAAGTTTTCGCACAAAACTAGCGCCAGATGCCGTGTGACAGGCGGCTTTTGAtggtttgacatttgtcgttGAAATACAAAGGGAAGAACCGTAGGGAAAATGCTTGGCTCGCTACGAATTTTCACttcttttcatcgtttttcgaCACCCATTTAATTTAGCACAGCATCACGCGGCAGATTGTAGCACGGAGTTTGATCACTATCTTGGGTGGAAATGAAAGAGGAAGCCGGGCCGAAGGTATGATTTTCCCAGGGAGGCATACGCTCGCATGACAACATGAAAAGAGTTCGGTGGAAAAATCATGACAAAATTGGTGATGCTTTCGAAagtgtgcgcacacacacgtacacgcgcGCGAGATAAGCGCAAATGTGCGAAGACAGTGTTGAAGAAAGACCCCTGGAACTGATcctaattgaattttccacaCTTTCACTAGCTCATTTGCAAACcagcttgtgtgtgtgtagggaGTTTCCGAATTTCCTCCCAAACAAAAGTGAGAAAATTGCACAAGAATCACACACAGCGCATCGCTTTCTTCCGGTCGCATATGAGTGTGTGAACACGAGCACGCTTTAGCAGCAAATTTTGGTGCACAGGTGTCATTTTCTCAAGGTACGTCTTACGTTTGCCACCCACCTGCAGAGCGAAGGGAATTGTGTGAGACGCAACACTGTCAATCTACCCAAGTTCTCACCGCATATTCAACCACCAACCGAATGGGCCACGATTTGGCCGACTGGCTGCGTAAAGAGAATcgaataaaattgtaattaaattagattTCGCACTTTAAGACACCATTTGGGCAACGCTTATacagtgcgtgcgtgtggggaaaggtttaaaagaaaaaaagggtgacATGCTAGCAGGCGGAAGAAAAGACACAAGACAACCCTGACGAATGCGCGAAAGTGAAGAAAGGAGTAAATTAGgtgatgaaaaaaagaatacacacacacacacaccattgaTGGTAATTTTCGGTTTTGGGGAAAAACTACCATGTGAGGGAGGGAAAATGAACAAGAAaatgagagggagagagaaagagagcgagagagtgagagagaaaaaaacaccaacgttAGGTCGAAATGGTGGCGATCATCCATGTACGGAACGGATGATATTGTTTCGTCCGTCGTTTGATAGTTGTTTGATAGTTGTTTTAGAAAGTTGCAAACTCTGCCGATCTGGGAGCGAACCTGCGTTGCGACGGGACACAGTGTGCGACATCACGGCCAAGGCAAGTAACGAAGGTGATTAATTCTGGTCGTTACGCCACCGAATCTTTGACACCGTGCGGAAGCGATTGTTTCCGTTAAAACGATAACTGCTCCATTATTTTTCCATGTTACACAGTTTGGAATGAACATGTTGGGAGTTACAATACTAGTGCAGTGTTAGGCACAGAAAATGGCAGATTCAATTGTAAAGCATAGTTAAGCAGTCTGTTTAGCATCAGAAAATTTTACTAGCATTTATAGCATTAAACATGAAATAGAATTAACATTAACAAAGGTTGGTATGACAAACTATTATAATAAAGATAAATAATGATATGTTCAACCATCATGTGGCCACAATTAATGTGTGACACAGTTTTGTTGGAGCACAtactaaaaaaatgtttgttggtACCATTAATATACATGTTTTTAGATCAACTGCATACTATTTTTAACAGCATCCAAATCTTGGATCTAAAGAAAGTGGACAAAGCAAAGATTGGGCGATAACTTGAAGCCTATCAGAGCCGACAAGCCATAAAGCTTAAGACTGTTCAAGCCACCCTACCTACGTAGTCTCTCTTCACGCGCACCAAAAACGAGAAAATAGCAACATCCAAGAAGCCCAAGGCGAAAATTGCCACGATAGGATGaaagacataaaaaagcaTGAGGTATGCAAATGAACTTCACGCATGCGTCCGGTGAAGCATTCGGGCCATCACCTCATTGACTCACTCACGTTAACAGCCTGGCATTGAACTGTTTTTCGAGCGACAGGTTTGCAGCGTGGATAAGCGGGtgtgtaaaaacaaaattttactgcAAGATAATGAGGACGGCTGTGGGAGATGAGGCAAAATCCTGAATATGCTCGGCCgctgtttcattttcaccccCAAACAGCCGGTGTACAACCGGTCATAAACGCTTCTCAAACACGGGTATTGCCGCTTCTAGAAGGGTCTTGATGCAAAAGTTGGATAACTTTGAAGATGAActcatgcgtgtgtgttgcgtgtttttttttcctttggtttAAAGCCAGTAGCCTAGTCTAGCGTTTTACTACTCTAAAGTAGCATAAAAAGCTCCATAATCTAATATGCTCGTTAGCTGAAGCTGTGGCTTTTCCTGTCCATCTTCCGGGAAGCATCCGGTCGGTTGAGGCTTTCACCGGGTAGGCACTCTAGATGGCTCGCTTGTGTTTCAGATACCTCATTAAGCTTTCTTATAGGAggaagttttaatttaaaatgtgtaGACTCAGCTGATGAGTTTATCCGTACGTTACGCAGAGTTGCGAAATATTGGTATAGGTAGATTCTACTTTGAGAGCACACCGTCGTCGAAATAATCTGTTTCTGATACTTCACAATTATCCGTTTTCTGGTGTTCGTAGGACTCTTTCACAGTCGCAGCGTCCACACCGAAATATTACACCTTTATCTCATTCTTACTGAGATTTTTATGAGCTGAAGCAATATGCTACGTGCGATTCACATCGAACCCCAAGGAGCGGAATCGTTTGGATCTTACTGGCAGCCGCACAAAACCGGTCTGAATGCAAGAACGCCAGTTTGTTTCTGCGTGAGAACCGCACGAGCAGAAGAGGACGCGAAAAGAATTTCCAGAAAGTCTGACCACCAAGGAATGTGACGGCGACGAACCTTTCGCGGTACGTTCTCGGCGAATTTCGTGAGTTCGATGAggcgaaaagaaacatttgaaacaatttcattcTTAAGTGATGCTGTGCGATCTAGTGAAGAATATGATTGAATGTTAGGTTTTTACTTTGGAGAAGTACTGTCATACGTTCCCTTAGCGAAAGTAATTGTTAAGGGAATACTGAAATATGTAATAAATTGATAAGATGCAATAAAAGTGCGATGGAGAATtacttttttacattttcagtATTTAACAGTATTTAACAGTTGAATTGTCTTTAATGATCAGAATTGGTAAGATTGTCCCGTGGAGTTGAGAATATGAGACGTAAAGCTATTAAGCCGATAAGTAGTTTATGCTGCCGGCAGATAAACCCGATCATGAGAATGGAAAAGAACGTTCCAATCGTTAAATTTTAGATGGTAACTGCCGAGTTTGCAAAGGGTGAATCGATTCGATTGCAGATTCAAAAGTGCAATCGGGTGAATGTGTTATCGTCCATGCATCGCCATCATCCACCGAACCGTCCTGTTACCTCCCGACACGCTTCATCCCGGATCGCGCAAAACTCAggcaaaaaaggaagacaACGAATGGAAAACTGGCAAAGTATCAAAAACTGGAAATCGGGAAGCCCTTCGGTTGGGTGTGAGACGAGATCCTCCCCAAAGGGAGAGGCAAAACTGGATCTTGGTTTTCGAAGtcttaggattttttttcatgccgCTTGCCTCTTATTAATGCTAGCGCCTTATGCCGTGGAGAAGCCAGCAGCGCATACACACGGTGGCCTTTTGGCCCGTTGCCAGGGCGGTGTGTGGTATGGACGAATTTATGCTGTACCCTTTTGCggcggtgtgtttgtgcgatgCTTCTTTGCCTTCTGTTTTGCAAAGCGGTCGTTCGGGAGAAGTTTTGCGAGTGTGGCTTTTGGGGCTTGGGATGCGAGCCGTTTTCGAGCAGCTTTACTGCTTATTCTCCTTCGCGAAGTGAACGAGTTAGTTCATGTTGCTACGCGCTCCAACCGGAGGAATAAATTTAGCAATCCACgggttatgtgtgtgtgttccacgTGTTTGGGTCCGCACACAGATTCAGCGAGGAAAAGTCGAGAAGTCCAAACTCCGGTTTGGCagcttttttcttcatttccctGGAACAGCGTGCCTTCCCGAATGCATTCGCAACGGCCAGGAATCGAAGCCATTTCTCATACATTTATACAGCGCTTCTGCTTGTTGGAATAAAATGCAGCGATGCTTCCAGACATTCGTTTATTATGTGGCTTTTTCGAATGTTCTTagcggggaaaagttttttcgGTGGCTGTAGGAGCTAAAGTGAGGCAAAGAGTGAGTGCGAAAATTGCATCTTATGTTGAAAGAATGCAATTATAGATCCGCTTTGTGTAAAGTTGGTAGTCCAGAGGGAAACTAAAAAATTCGCACAGGTCCAAGGGAATGATTACGATCCGGGGGCTGAGTATCTCTTGCGATGCTGGACAAACATATCTTTCgttgatgtatttttaatgtgtttactttgcttatttttgaggttctgtttttattactCTTAGTTATGAGTACATcggaacgcaaaacaaaaatgtaaaaggACAAAAGTTGACTGGCATGCTGCCAAATCGTAAGTTCCTGTTTGAATAGTTTCCGAATTACTTATTATAactaaaaatcaaaaataatgATACAATTGAAAGCATTTGTGAATAAGTCTTGTGCGAAGAATCATTCATATAAATCTTAACTGAGGAGCCACTCTAAAAAGATGTGAAATGGAAATCTGAGAGATGAATCTTCAAAGCAGCGGTGAATCGAGTTCCTCCTGGTCTGAAGCGAAATAAGGGTTGAggccaatttttgaaaaatttgagAAGGTAAATCAATCTCTTGattcaatttgaatatttgaaatagagattcagattcatacCATtagtttaaagattcattaatagTCATGAaactgaatcagattcactcAGCACTAGTACTTTGTTGGTATTGTAACAGGTACGCAACGCAAATTATAATATcagtaataaaatatataaactaATCGAATAGTTATAATGTTATCATTACATTATTAAACAAGAGAAATGAATCAAAAACTAAGAAAGATTTTTCCCATGGAAATTGACAAAAAAGATTATTAAGAATTTGATTGCATGCAATTAATAAGTCTATAATAGTCATTAATTAGGCCAAGAAGAGTCGTAAGTATCAGTTAACGTTGAGcgaattatttattcatgaactatttttttgttgagcgTCTCAACCCAATGAAATGAACTGTCGATAAAATGTGCTAATTGTGGAGAGAATCTCCCTCCCACTGAAAACCGACCCCAATTACTAAGGCAACCGAAAATTTCAATGATATAACGACGAAAACCGACGTTCCCATCACCGAATCAAAGACCTCTagtgaaaatagaaaacaacttACGTTCTTGTGTAAGGAATTCAGGCCAACGCTTTTTTTCCGAGCCCGCAAAAGTTCTGCCCAATGCACGCTAGAGCGCACTGTTGGATGTCAATTTTGGAACAAATCACCCGCAACGCAACGCGTTCTTTGAAACAATTCGTGGCGTGGCCACCGAACGGGTGGAAGCACTTTTtcacaacactttttttttcacttgctAGGTggcagttgcagcagcagcagcagcagagggCAAAGGCACTGTTCCTAGTAGTGTACGCCTTgtcttgttttggttttggtcgAAGAGGTCGCACTATTGCTTCAGCGAGCgaaatttacaaacaattcgTCATTAATGTAGTTTCCACCTGGCGCGGCATGCCGCGGGCGGTCGTCTGTTGCGATCTGTATCACTTTCTGGGCGTTGAAAAGTACTGCAATCTAAAAGTGGGATTGTTTagggaaggaaagaaatgaaacgaaatgagCAACACAATAGTAATGGTAACGGTAATTTGCAATCACAATTCTCTTGATTTGTAACATCTTCACATTTGGGAAGGGTGTATAGAAATCAACACCATTTTGGATTGACACGAGAAGTTTGTTATAAAATGTACACTGATTCCGCACAAATAAACACGCaaatttgttttcacttttgtaACACGCATTGAACAAATGATTCCTTCTTAATTATTCCACGGAAACactcacacgcgcacacatacgcacacaaatcaatcaatcaatcaaccacCGATTGATACTGCAAGCGTTTTGAGCTACTTCGCGTAGTCTGGACAAATGAGCGagaaacgaaagacttcaaccgTCTCCAAGGTAACGGGCGACGAACGGATTCCGGGAAGTTGGAGGTTATCTTAACAAGGCACAACAGTAGGCTTCTTGCACTTGCACAACATACAAAACCACGTACAggcaaccgcacacacacacacatacgcacatcCACCGTACACGCATTCATGCTCACATGTTTTCCCTTCCAACTTCACTCGATTCACGCGTTGTGCTGTGGCGAAGAAGCCCAAAATcaagcaaataataataaaaaaccaaaGACGCGGCTGTGTTGCGTGGTCAGCAAAAAAGAGGTGTACTGAAAAAGGGGTGATGTCCAAGTGGACTTGAACCACCGAACTTCGAACAAGAGCTGCTGATACCCGAGAGACAACTGGACGCGGTGCAGTGCAACCGACCAAACAGCGCATACGTTTGTGGCAAGGTGCACTTGAGGCGTCGAAAGGGAACCTTCTCAACCTGACGAACCTGCCCGAACTTGACGATGAGAGGGTGCAGTTTGGATGGGAAAACTTACTGTTGCTTTCGTTGCGGATTTGttctactgttttgtttttcttctttcgatGTGTTTGGATTCTTGTGATAGCCTGTTTCGAGGTTTAAAACTTGGTGGTTTTACCAGTAAGTCAGCACTTTCTCTTACAGGTTAACTTATTTAAACAAACGCTTCTATGCCATCTTTCTAGGTTTACCATTTGAAGGGCATTCGATGTTGGCTATGCCAGAGAGACAAAGGTCAACTCCGATTGCGAAAGGTTCtgcttttttaacaatttagGACATTCATCGCTAATAACCTATATTTCCAGGGAAATCACTATCTTCCACGTTGTATGCTATCCGCGTGAAAAGGGTCTTCACTTTCGTTCACTTGTAAGTTATCACCAATTCCTTCAATCTCCGTACCGGGAGCGCAGCACATTTATGTGTGAGTTTTCCTTCGCCGTGTGCGCGTTCGCTGTGCGTATGCAAACCGTGTGGAACCGGTTACCAGAACCGAACCCGGGGGTCAGTTTTTTACCATCGTTTTGTTTCCCCGCTTGTTGCTTACcgccaaaaacacacaccgcacGTGTAGTACAGACACGGGAAGAGACACGGGAAAACCGCGAGACACACACTGATGAACCGCTCGCACGGAACGAAAGAAACGAACTGGAggcgtttgttgctgcttgcgTGTGTCTCGCGTAGTTCGCGACCTGCGGATTGATGCGTTTTTTCTCACGCGCACAGTGGGCAAGAAGCAAGGTAGTAACATTTTCGTTAAGTTCATATTTGGGTGTTTAAGTAAAACTTCGAAATAATTCCGTTCAGCTATTGTTTTGGAACGTTGTATAGCAATaggtatgatttttttttatttttgagttCTGGATTGTGAAATATTGCACACATGAATGAATTTGCCGCATAATCAAGGGATCTCCTTTACACGAACTTTTCATAATTATACGTTTCTAAACATCAGAATGGAATTTGCTTCAGCAGTATTAAAAAcaagtttcttttcattctttgGATGCATTTTCATTGTGACATATTTGTATTATACGCTTTGCCCATTGTGCTCTGGGAAGCGAGCGTTGCTAGGGAAACAGAGGATGAGAATCGTTGGTTAAAGAGGCTGCGTGAGAGCTATACGAATGTTTGTGCTCTTTTGCACGCCGTCTATCTCTGAGCGtatatttttgttacatttgaGAAGAAACGTGAGCTTGTCAGTAGTGTCGTGAACTTATCGTTTGCAGCGAAGATTTAATTCACTCGAAGTTTTCTGATTTATTTGATAGCTCAATatagtaattaaaataatataataataataagtatAATAATTTACGAATGTACTGCCACAGTAATTACAAAAGAATGCTTTACTTAACTTTGGTGTTAGTTATGCGTATTTTTCAgtttatgtttaatattttaaaacttattttttacGTTAAAGAGTAAATCATATGTTATTTGATTCTTACTGAATGGAATTCAAGGGAAAGATATGTGTTATCacataacaaaaaagtaaatcaatgaaataaaaattatctttaatttttataactaACGGGATTCTtatgaaaaagaataatatttctaaaatatttctctttaatttgttactttttcattttattcaagaagaacGGTAAAGTATGAtattagacaaaaaaaaaaaaacataaaataaacacaaaatgtttgaaatctctgtttttctttattaatatACCAATGGTTCTATTTTCGCgaaggaaattgttttccttttggtaCGATTAGTGTTTTGATAAAcaatttctctctctcacgtGCTGCCGGTTGTTGAATTTGTGGTCGCTCTCACGAGCATTGTGAGCGGATTTCTCTCCCAGTGTGATTCTcggttgatttgattttacaGACAGTTTCTACAGAGTATTTTAGACAGCAGATGCAGCATCCATATCGCAGTGTTCAGGACGGTTGAAATAAATGTCATAGACAACCGGTCAAAATGACCATTCTTGCATGAAAGGAAGATAGGATTAACAACGGTGGATACTACTTTTTGAATTATAGCAAATTGCGAGCATAAAAAGCCTGTTATTACTGATATATCTTTATAAAATGATTattcattgcttttttttgctttgattgTTATTATCAAATCTCTGCAAATTAGCTCACTTTAATATATCACTGCGATATCTGCCTCTTTGAAAACATCAAGCTGAAACACCAGCTCTACTACACACCAACGTTATTGTTACATTGTGTAACCCATCACTCCGTAGAATGGTTCCCGCAAACTGCAAAGAAACgtcaaaaacacaaactgcaCGAGAAATTCCACCCTGCCAGGTGCTGTATTTGCATACAAATGCGCACGCAAAACGATGCCATTTGTTACACGACGAGTTTAAAAGACACCTACCGTGCGTCTGTTAAAAACCGAACTTCACGGCAAGAAAATGCACTAAACgtgttgaaatttaaaataaataaccacTCCAACCTGGCACTGGTGCTGTGACGGTACGCGTGCCCAAAATCAAGGCAGTAAATGATGTGTGCCCAAAGTGTGCCATACAGATATAGGTTTTTCAGGGAAAGAATGTGTCCAAAAGTGGTTGGCTACATTAAAGGTTGATGAGTAGCGGGCAACGATGGAGTCATGTTGCGATAAATCTGACAGATCAGGGCAGGTGATGAGcgtgatttgtgtgtgtgccctcCGGACGCAGGATGTCGCGCGGCGCGTTACCCAATCTAATGGTTAGGATGCTGTGATTAAGTACTGAACTGCAATGAGGAAACCTGTCAGAGATTTGGAGTTAAAAGCTATCACACCTTAAAAGCTAAgtgaaaataaagataaagacATTAAAAGCAACCTATCTTGGTTTATTCACTGCGTTGACCGGGGGCCACTACTTCATGGCTACAGAGAAGCAACTTTTCCTGGTTGGTAATTTTGTGCAGTTCGCAGTAAGCCTTGAATTTGGTTTTGAGAtcattgttttcgattttcaaGCGAGTTCTTTCTTCGCGGTAAATAATATTGAATGCTTCTATGcgattaattttgtttgttaaagtgccgaataaatcatcaagttcgttGTGGCCAAGTGCATTTGAATCGTCTCCATCTTCCCGGAGCCATTTGGCAGCATATTTCTGATCTTGTTCCGTTTCGTACTGTGTGCAGATAAGACCTAATTTAGCAATTCTATTGCCCCAGGCCAGATGTTCCGTAAGCACGTTTTTTAAATGATGCGTGAAGGAACAGATCTTTTTCATGCACTGGTGATGTTCAACGTCCAGCTGTTTCTGCTGTTCCTTTAGCAATTGCACCTTCATCTCGAGAAGCCGACGATAGTTGTGGCGCGTACGCAGCTTCCGTCTTTCGCCAATATTGGTAAGCGTAAGGGTGTGATCGAGTTGCGTTTTCTTCATCTGCAGTACGGCCACCTGACAGCGCCGTTGCTCTATGGCTTGCTGTTCAAGCTCGGTGTAGTAGACAAGCCGATCGTACGATTGTTTCCGCTCCCGGTACAGCACGGTTTGGAAGTAGCTATCGAGTGTTGCTCGCAGTCGCCGGTAGAGGGCACTCATTTCGGCGTATTTTTTATCGCGAATAATTTCACACTTTTCCACTTGCTGCAAGAAACGCAAGCCGGCGAGCGTAAGTGGAAATTTCCGGCGTGAAAAGTTTATTTCTTACCGCACTTATGTTCTGGTTGTTGCTTTCAAGTAGCCACTCGCGGTCAGCCGATTTATCCTGCTTCATTTTGGACAGTAGTTCCGCCAGTGAAGCATCAAGCTCCTCCATTTGGGAGCAGCTAAAGCTCTAAAATAAGAGAAAAAGTTAATATTTTGGATGTAGATCAACGTTTAACGTGGCAAGTACCTCTTTGCTTTCGACTTCTTCGCGGAAATCTTTGAGAAGGTTTTGAGCTTCGGTTTCATAGTGCTTTAGCATTGTTG
This Anopheles marshallii chromosome 3, idAnoMarsDA_429_01, whole genome shotgun sequence DNA region includes the following protein-coding sequences:
- the LOC128712771 gene encoding serine/threonine-protein kinase 10-like, with the protein product MDNTDQEIDTKQEELRHKKQEKLLAKKTAAQKAQNQLYRDHLNREREFSVQTEKTFFAGWETLCSQVRSDQLAEELRQQKQCFGTVFDRKNEIIQRLVGVRDEVQEIHTKCLARLGNVIDYYIRLKDYLTATMLKHYETEAQNLLKDFREEVESKESFSCSQMEELDASLAELLSKMKQDKSADREWLLESNNQNISAQVEKCEIIRDKKYAEMSALYRRLRATLDSYFQTVLYRERKQSYDRLVYYTELEQQAIEQRRCQVAVLQMKKTQLDHTLTLTNIGERRKLRTRHNYRRLLEMKVQLLKEQQKQLDVEHHQCMKKICSFTHHLKNVLTEHLAWGNRIAKLGLICTQYETEQDQKYAAKWLREDGDDSNALGHNELDDLFGTLTNKINRIEAFNIIYREERTRLKIENNDLKTKFKAYCELHKITNQEKLLLCSHEVVAPGQRSE